CCAATCTCGTAAAGGGGAGTTTCCTAAAAATATCAGCCAGATAACTAGAGATATTACCAGTAAGCTAAATAACCATTCTTTTTCTTGGAATACGATAGTTCTTTTTGTGAATAGATTTACAATATTTATGCTATACATCTAGGTCTGATAATCGTAGTGAATAATATTGCTAATTATGCAATCTAAAATACTCACAGTGAAAACTTTTTTGCTGGTATGAGGAAAAAATTGAATCAGTTTGGTTATCTTGGTTGGATAATTAGCGTGAGTGCCTTAATTTTGTTTGCATGCAGCAGCTTACGACATGAGTTATTTCAATCAACCGCTTTTGACTTAGGTATTTTTGACCAAGCGGTTTATTTAATTAGTCAAGGGGAACCGCCTATTAGTTCTTTCATGGGTTTTCATATTCTCGGCGATCATGCTGCTTGGATATTCTATCCCTTGGCTTTACTGTATAAAATATACCCCAGTGTTTACTGGTTATTTGCTGTGCAGGCAGCTGCCTTGGCATTAGGTGCTTTACCAACTTGGCATCTAGCGCGTCAAGCTGGACTCAAGGAAAGTCAAACAATCGCGATCGCGCTTGTATATCTCCTGTATCCGTTGGTGTTTAACGTCAATTTATTTGATTTCCACCCAGAAGTGATAGCTGTACCACTACTATTGGCGGCGGTTTTAGCAGCACGGTTAGGTCATGTAGGATGGTTTTGTTTCAGTATTTTCCTGGTCTTGGGATGTAAGGAGGTATTATCTCTCACCGTTGCTGCAATGGGAGTTTGGTTACTGTTGTTTGAAAAGCGGCGTTTATATGGTGCGATCGCTCTTGCTGCTGGTGTGGTATGGTTCTTGCTTGCTAGTCAGGTAATTATTCCTTTTTTTAGCGGTGCAGAAGCAGCAGCAGTAGGACGTTACAGTTACTTAGGTAATTCGGTTCTAGGCATTGCGAAAAATATAGCGTTTCAGCCAGGACTGATCTGGGGAAAGGTTTTTTCACTGAATAACCTGGAATATTTGGTTTTGCTGCTAGCACCTGTAATTTGGGGGCTTTCCCCACAAGGAATAAAACCTTTGGTAGGTGCTATTCCTTGTTTGGCGCTCAACATTTTAGCTGATTACCAACCTCAAAAAGACTTGGTACATCAGTACTCTATTCCAGCCCTCCCATTCCTGTTGTTGGCTGTAATTTCCAGCCTCGCCGCAGGTAGGGGATGGCTACAAAATAAACGAGCGATTATCCTGTGGTAATTGGTGGCGTTTTTGAGTCTGGCAAAATTTACGTATTTTGGAGGCAGATACTTAGAATCTATAGATACTTGGCAAGCTACAAAACAAGCGATCGCTCAGATTCAAACTCAAGGAAGTGTTTACACCACAGGAGAAATTTCCGCGCATTTAAGCCACCGAAAATTTATTACGTTTACAAATAGCGATTCTCCATCGGCTGATTTAAATGCTTTTAATTATGTATTGCTCAATGTCCGCCATCCTGGCTGGTTAAGTAGTCACGAGTTTGCTGTTAGCTTGGTAAATCAACTGAAAAATAATCAAGAATTCCAGTTGAAATATCAGCGTGATGAGGTTTATTTATTTGTCAAAGTTGCTTAAGCAGCAGTTTTTGGATAACTTTTTATCGAAGTAGAATACATACGTCAGTCATCAGAATTAAGTTGGTATTCTGTACAAGTGGCCAATAGCGTAGTACAAAGCCTTCTCTTTCAGAGACGCTAACGCGAACGGTATAACTCCGCTTAGAGCGAGTCTATGATACTAAGTATTCGGGCGTTGCATTTTATTCTGACTCCTGAATTCTGATTCCTGAATTCTGAATTCTTCTTCATCTTCCCAGTTCAGGCAGGAGACGACATACGATACTCCCGTTGAAAAAGATATCCCATCTTGACGAAAGGTAATTCTTTAGTGCGTTGTTATACGCAATACTAAGATATTCTTGCTTTCTTCGCCAAGATTGTCATGGTTCCATTCGATGAACAGCTACGCCGCTTAGTTACAGAAGCCTGTGGACACAAACCTGGAAGCCCTCAGCGTCAGAAGTTGCTCACGCAAATTATTCGCTTGACAGCAAGTAGACTCTGGAGAGAAACTACTCCCTACTATCAAGATGCACTACAACAAACTTGGTTGTATTTCTGTCGCAATGTTTGTGAAGGTTTGACAGGTCAAATCTACGATCCCAATTATGGCAGTGTGATCACTTGGCTGAATGCCTACCTAAGAAGGAGACTACAAGACTTTTACCTTAATCAGAATCGGGAACAAGCCACAACAGTTCCTCAGAGAATTCGTCAGTCTACATCAGGTGGAATAAGTGAAGCCATTGATCCTATAGATAACCTCCCGGCTAGTCCCCAAGCACCTCCAATTCTGGAAGATTTGGAGATGTGGGCGCAGACAGATTCTAATGGAGAACTACGCAGTATTTACATTAAAGGGCGTCCAGATGTGAATTGTCAGGTGTTAATTCTCAAACGCTTACCCCCAGAAGTTAGCTGGAGAGAATTATCTGAAGAATTTGGGCTGTCAATTCCCACATTAAGCAGTTTTTATCAGCGCCAATGTCTACCGCGTTTGCGTAAATTCGCAGAATTGGAGGGATTATTATGATGGGTGATGAGTGTTGTTAGCAGTAGCGGGGTGTTGAGTCTGTGCTGTTAGCGGATAGCTAAGGTTTAGCCCGTGCTGAGTCCTGAGTAAGAAGTAGTACTGTTGAATCTTTCCATTTTCAGCCGAGAAACTCACTCTTTGGTGATAAATAAGATTGTGGAAGCTTAGGGATAGGTGAGAGAGAGGAATGGTACTATTACTCTGGTAGCCCAAGCACCTATGGGAACTCCAAGAAATAAATTATCCAATATTGTGGGGTGGGCATCCTGCCCGCCATACGGACTGGGCGGGCGAGACGCCCACCCCACAAGAGTTAATTGGATATTTTTTTATTTGGAAGTCCTTATAGTTCATCCTGTACGCTCCTGGTTATCATCTACCTCTTGTCGTGGTCATGGCTAAAACAACTAGGATTTTTGGTGCTAATTCTGTAAAAGTTAAAATACAAAAGGGGCTAGGGCGTCGCGTATTTTCCCTATGTTGCAGGATTTTTTACCCCTTCAGAGTTAGCCAATCACTCATTTTGGAAACCAAAAAAACTGCACTGGCTCACTTTTTATCTTTGCCTTTTTACTTCCTGATCGCTTTAGTATGCATTATCGGTTCACCGGTGCTAGCAAAAGTTCCTAGTTCAATCAATTCATCATCGCAACTGTCAATTAACAGCCTGATATCGCTAGCTGTCACCACCGATCCCGCTTCATTATTACAACAGGGAAAAGTTTTATACAGTGCTGGTAACTTTGCGAAAGCTGTAGAAGTATTGCAAGAAGCTGTCCAAGCATATAAACAGCAAGGGGATAATCTCAAACTAGCAGCGACACTGAGTAATCTTTCTTTAGCTTATCAGCAACTTGGTGTATGGAGTCAAGCGCAGCAGGCAATTACAGAGAGCTTAGATTTGCTGAAAGGACAGGATAAAAACCAAAATTCGCAAATATTTGCCCAATCATTAGATATTCAAGGCCGTCTACAACTGGCAATGGGACAGTCCGAAGCAGCTTTAGCAACTTGGCAGCAGACGGAAGAAATTTACAAGCAAGTAGATAATCAAAGTGGTGTGGTGCGATCGCTAATCAATCAAGCGCAGGCGTGGCGCACCCAAGGATTTTACCCCCGCGCCGTCAAAACACTCGATCGAGTTAGTCAGACATTAAAATCTCAACCAGATTCTATAGAAAAAACAGTGAGTTGGCGATCGCTCGGTGATGCTCTTTTGGTATTGGGTGATTTGAAAAAGTCACGCCAAGCATTAGAAGAAAGTTTGAGAATTGCTCAAAACCTGCAATCTAGCGCTGATATTGGGGCTAGTCTGTTCAGCTTGGGAAATCATGCCCGTAAACAACAGGAAAAACAACAAGCGATCGCCTATTATCAACAAACAGTTGCAGCATCTCCCTCACCCCTGACAAAAATTCAAGCCCAACTAAATCACCTGGCACTACTAATTGAAGATCAACAATGGGCAAAGGTTCAAAGTCTCTTGCCATTGATTGAGTCCCAACTCGACCAACTCCCCCTCAGCCGTGCAAGTATTTACGCTCGTGTTAACTTTTCACAAAGTTTAGCAAAAGTCAAGAGTGGTGTATTGCAAGCATCCAGAAATAATTATTACTCAGGACTCAGCACCAAAGACTCAGCAAAGTTACTCGCCAGTGCCATCCAGCAATCCCGCAGTTTAGGGGATAAGCGGGCGGAGGCTTATGCTTTGAAGAGTTTAGGCAGCTTGTACGAAGAAACTAGGCAGTGGTCAGAGGCGCAAGACCTGACTCGGCAAGGATTAGCTTTAGCGCAGAGTAGTAATGCCCCAGAAATTACCTATAGCTTGGAGTGGCAGTTAGGTAGATTGCTGTGGGCAACCAAAGATATTAATGGTGCGATCGCCGCTTATGATGCGGCTGTAGACACTCTCCAGTCTCTCCGCAGAGATTTAGTAGTGAATAAAGATGTCGTGAACCAGGATATACAATTCAACTTCCGGGACAGTGTAGAACCCGTCTACCGCCAGTCAGTAGAATTACTGCTAAAATCCCAACAGGGAAAACCAAATGAAGAAATATTAGATAAAGCACGCGATCGCATTGAAGCACTCCAACTAGCAGAATTAGACGACTTCTTCCAAGAAGCTTGTCTGCAAGGACAAAAAGTAGCCCTAGATAAATTGGTAGACCAAAATAATTCCAAGGCTGCCATCCTTTATCCAATTATTCTTCGTGACGAACTCCAGGTAATTGTCAAAATTCCCAAACAATCTCTGCAAAGCCACAGCACCAAGATTTCCCAAGCAGAAGTAGAGAAACTCTTAGTAGAACTGCGAAGAAATCTTGTCAATCCCACTGCTACTAAGATCGTCCAAACCCAATCGCAAGAAGTTTATAACTGGCTGCTGAAACCCATTGAGTCACAACTGCAAAAAAGTGGCGTTGATACCCTAGTATTCGTCTTAGATGGCCCATTACGCAACCTCCCAATGGCAGCACTCTACGATGGTCAACAATACTTAGTAGAGAAATATGCGATCGCTCTCAGCGTAGGTTTGCAACTCCTAGACCCAAAACCGCTAGTAAAGCAGCAACTCAGAGCGCTAACAGCAGGACTGACTCAGCCACCGCCAGGATTTACCAAATTTGCACCATTGCTAGCGATTAAATCTGAGTTTGACGGCATTATTAAAGCCGGAGTTACGACAACCAGCCTCATGGATGGAAATTTTAAGAAAAAGAATTTAGAAAGTGAAATTAGTGCTGCTTCATTCAACATAGTGCATTTGGCAACCCACGGTCAGTTTAGTTCTCGCCTTGAAGACACTTTTATTTTAGATTTCGATGGTCAGATCAACGTCAAAGATTTTGATACTCTCTTCCGCAGTCAGGGTAAAGCCATAGTAGAACTATTAGTTTTGAGTGCTTGCCAGACAGCAGCAGGAGACAGTCGTGCATCACTCGGTCTAGCAGGAGCAGCTGTACGAGCCGGGGCACGCAGTACCATAGCTTCCCTATGGCAAATTGATGATGAATCAACAGCGATGTTTGTGAGTGCCTTCTATCGAGAACTCAAGAGTGGCAAAATCACCAAAGCCGAAGCAGTCCACCGTGCCCAGCTACAACTGTTGAAACATCCCAACTATCATGCACCAAGCTTTTGGTCTGCCTATGTGTTGATTGGGAATTGGTTGTAATTTTGTGGCATAAATTTAGTGAATGCAGCTGATATGTAACATAGCAGCATTGATCACTCAAGATTGACTTATGAATAACTCCACCTATCAGCTAGACGATTTCGCTTTAACATTGCCGATTTCCCAAAGAGCTCGCATAACTGCCCAGCAATTTGCTAACCAGCAGCCAAACCCTGAAAAAGCAGAGCAAGTCCGGTTGAATACTCTAGCTGTATGGGTGGTAAATGACTACTTGCAGATGATGGATATTCCAACTGATCTTCAAGCTAGTGACAGTTGGAACCCCATCATGCGCTTTTGTGGGAATGTTGCTGACTTAGATGTACCCTCAATTGGTCGTCTGGAGTGTCGCCCCGTCCATCTACATCAGCAAATATGTTCTATTCCTCCAGAAACTTGGGAAGAACGAGTAGGTTATTTAGTAGTTCAATTTGATGAATCGCTCCAAGAAGCGAGGCTGCTTGGTTTTATCCCTAGTGTCGCAACTGAAACACTGCCTTTAGCGCAACTGCAACCATTGGAAGCGTTTATCGATCATTTATGGCAACTGCGTCAATCTCCAGTGAATTCACTAGTGAATTTGAGTCAGTGGTTTGCTGGTGTATTTGAGGCTGGCTGGCAAACTATTGAATCTCTGTGGAATATGCCAGAACTCAGACCAACTTATGCCTTTCGCAGCATTGAAACTTTGGAATTAGAGACCCTTAATCGACCAGAATCAACTACAAAACGGGCAAAACTGATTGATTTGGGTATCCAAATTCTTAACCAACCAGTCATGTTAATTGTGGAAATTAGCTCCGAAAAAGATCAACAAACTAGTATTCATCTCCAATTGCACGCCACTGGCAATCAAATCTATTTGCCACCAGGAGTTCATCTCACTGTTCTAGATAGTTCGGGAGCAGTATTTCTAGATGCTCAATCTCGAAGATCGGACAATTACATTCAGTTGCAGTTCCGTGGTGAACCCACAGAGCAATTTAGCGTTAGGGTAGCCTTGGATAATACTAGTATTACCGAACATTTCCGAATTTGAATTGTGTAACTATCTTCCCTTTTTGTCAGTAAGTTATTAAGTGGTAATTGGTTAATTAAAAACTAAAAATTAAAAATTCAAGCTGGCTTTTGGGGATTTTGAGAAAAGTCTGTAGATGCTTGTGGAGCTTGTTATGAGACATTAGAACAGGGCGCGATCTTGCATAGGGAGATAACGACGGTTATGGGTAAGTTAGTGATAATGAAATTCGGAGAGGGTAGTTTTGAGCAAGGATTTGCTGTCACTCTCCAAATTGGTGAAGAACACGAGCGTGCTGCAACAGAAATTACAGGGAAGCTACCTTCATTTCCTGAAATGCCGCTCTATTATAGTCATTGGCAGTCTAGTTATCGGCAAATAGGCAATCGTTATCGCCTCCATGCTGACAAAATGCAGGTAACTAATGTATCGATGATTCAAGACTGCGAAAACACTTCTCATATTTTGCGGGCACGCTTTAATACCTGGCTGCGATCGGAAGAGTTTCGCCCTTTGAGAGAGAAATGGTTAGAAAGATTGTCGTCTACAGACGAAATCCGGGTAATTTTACAAACCGAAAATAGCCAATTACAGCTATTACCCTGGCATCTGTGGGACTTGTTAGAACGCTACCCCAAGGCTGAAATTGCCCTTTCTTCACCATCTTACGATCGCATTCACAAGCCACGCACTCCCAATCAATCAGTCAACATTTTGGCAATTGTGGGCAACAGTAAGGGGATTGACACCCAAGCCGATCAAGCTTTACTGCAACAGTGTAGTAATGCAGAAGTCAGTTTTTTAGTAGAACCGCCGCGTAAAGAATTGACTGACCATCTCTGGGGAAAAAACTGGGATATTCTCTTCTTTGCCGGACACAGTTCTAGTAACAAAAATGGAGAAAGCGGACGAATTTACCTGAATAAAACTGATAGTCTGACCATTGGCGAGTTAAAGTATGCTCTCAAGAAGGCCATTGAAAACGGCTTGCAATTAGCTATATTCAACTCCTGTGATGGATTAGGTTTGGCGCGAGAATTGGCTGATTTGCAAATTCCTCAAATAATCGTCATGCGCGAACCTGTACCAGACCAGGTTGCCAAAGAATTTTTAAAGTATTTTCTCGAAGGCTTTGCAGGTGGTGAGTCTTTATATCAAGCGGTACGCCAAGCGCGAGAACGCTTGCAAGGACTTGAAGATCGATTTCCTTGTGCGACTTGGCTACCAGTGATTTGCCAAAATCCAGCCCAGATGCCACCTACTTGGGATGAATTAAGGTCTGTAAAAACTGAAGAAGATAAACCAAATTTACCCTTGCCTACCAAACGCAAATTTCGGACAGCTTTGTTACCCAGTTTGGCAATTACAGTCTTGGTTTGTGGGATGAGATGGTTGGGATTTTTAGAAAATCTAGAGATTCAAACCTTTGACTTAATGATGCGATCGCGCCCTGCCGAAGGTCTCGATTCCCGATTGCTGATAATCACAATTGACGATGACGATCTGGCAATTCAAAGACAAAATAACGAATCTTTGATCGGAGCTTCCATTTCCGAAAAATCTCTCAATAAACTCCTGGCAAAACTGAATCAATACCAACCCCGTGCGATCGGCTTAGATATCTACCGTGATTTTTCTGCTAAAGAACCAGATTTAATTACTCGTCTCCAACAAACTCAAAACTTGATTGGTGTATGCAAGGGGAGTGATAGTACAGGAAATATCAAAGGTATTAAGCCACCCCCAGAAATCCCCCCAGGAAATTTGGGATTCAGTGACTTTATTCACGATCGCGATGGTGTGATTCGTCGGCAACTTCTGTTTATGAATCAGGAGACAACATCCTTGTGTTCTGCTCCTTATGCCTTCAGTTTACAACTAGCCTCCCTCTATCTGCGCCCTTTAGGAATTCAAACGAAGTTCACCCCAGAAGGGAATTTACATCTGGATAAAACTATTTTTCCGAATCTGAAGCGTCGTACTGGCGGCTATCAAAATATTGATGCTAATGGTGGTCAAATCTTACTCAACTATCGTTCATCAAAAGAGATAGCCGAACAGGTAAAGCTAACACAATTTTTATCTAGTCCAATTAACCCCAGCGCCATTAAAGACCGAATTGTTCTCATTGGTGTAGTGGCAAAGGGGGATTCTCCAGATACCTGGCCAACACCTTATGGCGTTCCTTTAGATGAGCAAATGCCAGGAGTGTTAGTACAAGCTCACATGGTCAGCCAGATCCTCAGTGCAGTCCAAGATGGACGGCCGTTATTGCAGGCTTGGTCATTCTGGGTTGAGGTGGCGTGGATTTGGGGCTGGTCTTTGGTAGGGGGAGTCTTAGCTTGGCGCAGGTTTTCATTACCCTGGTTGGCGTTCGCAGTTGGTGTTACTTCTAGCTTTTTGTATGTAGTTTGCTTTGGCCTGTTAATTTCGGGTGCTTGGGTACCGTTTGTCCCGTCAGCTTTATCGCTAGTAGCTATGGGGGGATTGATGTCAATTTATAATTCAAAAACAGACCAACAGGGAAGTGGGGGAGATTAACAATTCAAAATTCAAAATGACGCTCGCAGACTCGCTAACGCTGCGCTAACAAAATTCAAAATTAAAGACATCTCAGACGAGGATTTAGCGAGAAACGCGGTCTTGGGCTTTGCCCAAGTGGAGCGATTTATCAAGACAAACACCGACTGAAATGGGTGCTACATGTAGAGGTAGAGGTCTTAAACCCTTTAATTTACGATAACTAATACCCAATTTAAAATCTAAAATCGTATAAGGCAAGGTTTTTATGAATTCAAATTCACAACCAGTAAAACTGTTTTTAGTATTAGCTTTTAGCTGTACAAATTTATTAGTTAGCCTAACTCCAGTACTAGCGAAACCAACTCTTGATTCTTCACGTAGCGATGGCTCTCAGACTAAAACAACCCTGGCTCAAGTTACCAGCTTTAATCAACCTCCAATTCCACCTGGCCCTGCTCCTGGCGGTCGGGTTCGTGGTGGAGCGAAACGCGGGCCGGCTGGATGTAAAATTACCAAACTTGACCTGACTGCTTTAGTACCTTTTACTCAGGAAGCTAACTCAGTAGTTAATGTCTGGGGACAAACAACAGTAGAACACCCAAGTTGGTTTTTCTATGTGCCATATACCAAAGATTTGCCATATATAGTTGAATTTGTACTGCAAGAAGATCCTGACTCTAAAGATTCTAAGGAGATTTACCGAAAAGCGATCGCTCTACCAGATAAACCAGGAGTCATCCGCGTTTCTTTGCCTACGAATATTCCGGCTTTAGCAGTAGACAAACAATACCGCTGGTTTTTTACCATTAACTGTGACAAAGAAAAGAATTCGCCCCCGACTTACGTTGAAGGGGTAATAAAACGAGTGAACCTGAGTGCAGAAACAGTCAAAGAACTAGAAACCACAGAACCTCTAAAGCGCTATGCAATCTATGCCCAAAAAGGAATATGGTACGAGGCACTGACAACGCTGGCTGAACTGCGTCAAAAAAATCCTCAAGATGCGGCACTGCAAGCAGAGTGGCTAAATTTACTACGCAGCATCCGCTTAGATGATGTTGCAGCAGAATCCATTCTTCCAGGGACACCTTAAACTCGAAAAAATTTTCAGTTAAAAATTGTGATGTAGAGACGTTGCATTGCAACGTCTCTACAGAGGTGTTGTTTAGTTTGCAGCCGCACTCACTAAACCATTGTGCCTCAGCAAAGCGATCGTACTCGGTTCACGACCCCGGAAAGTTTTAAACACTTCCATTGGATGCTTGCTACCACCGAGGGCCAGCACTGTATCTCGATAACGTCCACCTGTCGCTTTTACAGCTTCCTCATCTTCTAGCCCAGCTTCTTCAAAAGCGGCAAAAGCATCAGCGCTCAGTACTTCAGCCCACTTGTAACTGTAGTAACCAGCTGCATAGCCACCCTCAAAAATATGCCCGAAAGCACATAACATTGAATCTTCTGGAAGTGGTGGTAAGATGGTAGTTGTTTTAGCTATGCGATGACGCACATCTGCCGGAGTTTCATCGCTACCAGAACGGTAACGGTAATGTAATTCTAAATCAATACTGCTAAAGTGAATTTGCCGTAACATCGCAGTACCACTCATATAATTACGCGCCGCTAGCAGCTTTTGATAATAATGTTCCGGTAGAGCTTCTCCAGTTTCGTAATGTTTAGCCATGCCAAACAAAGTAGGTCGCTCATAACACCAGTTTTCCATAAACTGACTAGGTAGTTCCACTGCATCCCATTCCACATTATTGATGCCTGCGGCTCCAACATAATCAACCTTGGTGAGCATGTGCTGCAATCCATGACCAAACTCGTGGAACAAAGTTTCTACTTCATAGAAAGTCATCAAACTCGGCTTGCCATCTACTGGAGGAGTTTGGTTACATATCAAATAAGTCACAGGCAACCGAACGCTAGATGCACCATTTTCAGTGATTTTGGCACGATTGATGCATACATCCATCCAAGCACCACCACGCTTTTCTGCTGGACGGCTGTAGGGGTCTAAATAGAAGTAGGCTATGGGAGAACCAGTTTCATCAGCTATTTGGAAATAACGGACATCCTCATGCCACACTGGAGCTTGACCATCGGCTGGAGTTACAGTCACACCAAACAACCGCTTGACAAGTCCAAACAAGCCATCTAGTACTTGAGGAAGGGGAAAGTAGGGACGCAATTCTTCAGCAGTAAAAGCAAATTTTGCTTCTCGTTGGCGTTCTGCCCAAAAGCTGATATCCCAGTGTTTTAAATCTTGAGATTCTTCTCCATAAGATGCAGCAAAAGCTTGGAGTTCTTTTAAATCTTTGACAGCAGCATCATAACTAGCCTGACGTAGTTCTTCTAATAGTGCTTCCACTGCTTCAACATTAGGAGCCATTTTACTGGCAAGGCTCAACTGAGCAAAACTCTTAAAACCAAGTAAATCTGCGAGTTCTTGCCGTAACTCCAAAATACGCACAATTAACGGATTATTATCTAAATCGCCACTAGAAGCGCGAGTGATATGAGCTTTGTAGAGCTTTTCACGCAAATCTCGACGGGTGCTGTGCTGCATGAAAGGGCCGAAACTGGGGAAGTCTAAAGTAATGCGCCAGGGGCCATTTTCTGGTGTGGCCTTTTCTTCTCCAGCCGCACGAGCAACTTGGGCGGCTAAACTTACCAAACTTGGTGGTAAACCGTCAATTTCCGCTTTTGTTGTCAGGGTTAAGCTAAAGGCTTTTGTGGCATCAAGTACATGATTAGAGAATTTGGTCGAAAGTTCTGCCAACTCCATCTGAATGGCGTTGAAACGATCTCTTGCTTCTCCTTGTAAACCAACACCAGAAAGCTCTGCGTCTCGAATGGCAGCTTCAACAATCCGCTGTTGGGCTAATTCTAAAGTTGACCAACTATCACTGCTACGGAGTGCTTTAAAAGCATTGTAGATGGGTTGGCTTTGACCGAGCTTGTTGATAAATTGTACGACTAGCGGCTGTACAATTTCATGAGCTTCGCGCAGTTCCGGGCTATTTTTAACACCCATTAAATGATTTACCACCCCCCAACTCCAGGTAAGCCGTTCTGTCAGCTTTTCTAAGGGTTCTACTAAATCACTCCAAGTAGGCTGTACATTAGCCTCTAAGGTGGCAAGGTGCTGGTCAAGTTCTGCCAACAACTGATTGAAGGCTGGTACTACTCGTTCTGGTTTAATCTCTGCAAAGGGAGGTAAACCATTGCCTTGGAGTAAGGGATTATGGGAAATAATGGTACTTGCACTCATGATTTTGTGTGAACTGCGAACGAACAAAAATCAACAATGATTTTTATTTATATATCTTCTAATGTAACGATCGCTGTGCTATTTAGTATTGCAATTCTGCTAAAAAGGCAAAAAAAGCGAGAATTACTCACAAAAGTATCCCGATATAGCTATTTTGTTTGGTCTTTGAACAATAAGTTGGGGGATTGGGGATGGGGGATTGGGTTATTCTTCCTCATCTCA
This Nostoc sp. C052 DNA region includes the following protein-coding sequences:
- a CDS encoding M3 family metallopeptidase, with product MSASTIISHNPLLQGNGLPPFAEIKPERVVPAFNQLLAELDQHLATLEANVQPTWSDLVEPLEKLTERLTWSWGVVNHLMGVKNSPELREAHEIVQPLVVQFINKLGQSQPIYNAFKALRSSDSWSTLELAQQRIVEAAIRDAELSGVGLQGEARDRFNAIQMELAELSTKFSNHVLDATKAFSLTLTTKAEIDGLPPSLVSLAAQVARAAGEEKATPENGPWRITLDFPSFGPFMQHSTRRDLREKLYKAHITRASSGDLDNNPLIVRILELRQELADLLGFKSFAQLSLASKMAPNVEAVEALLEELRQASYDAAVKDLKELQAFAASYGEESQDLKHWDISFWAERQREAKFAFTAEELRPYFPLPQVLDGLFGLVKRLFGVTVTPADGQAPVWHEDVRYFQIADETGSPIAYFYLDPYSRPAEKRGGAWMDVCINRAKITENGASSVRLPVTYLICNQTPPVDGKPSLMTFYEVETLFHEFGHGLQHMLTKVDYVGAAGINNVEWDAVELPSQFMENWCYERPTLFGMAKHYETGEALPEHYYQKLLAARNYMSGTAMLRQIHFSSIDLELHYRYRSGSDETPADVRHRIAKTTTILPPLPEDSMLCAFGHIFEGGYAAGYYSYKWAEVLSADAFAAFEEAGLEDEEAVKATGGRYRDTVLALGGSKHPMEVFKTFRGREPSTIALLRHNGLVSAAAN